ATAACACTTTCCCTGCATTGGATGTTGAGTAAAGTTGTTGATGCCCAACAATCTTAACAAACTTTCAAATAGTGTCGCAGAGGTGAATCGCGCCAGCTTGCTACAGATTTTCCTGAAATGCGTTTCTCTGCTGCTGACATATGCGTAAAATGTGCGCCACATTGAAGAAGGATAGTGACGTATGCGCATTCATATATTGGGGATTTGTGGCACTTTCATGGGCGGCCTGGCTATGCTGGCGCGCGCTCTTGGCCATGAGGTGACAGGTTCGGACGCCAATGTGTATCCGCCGATGAGCACGCTGCTGGAAAACCAGGGCATCGATTTGATTCAGGGTTACGACGCCAGCCAGCTGGAGCCGCAGCCGGATCTGGTGATCATCGGTAACGCCATGACCCGTGGTAATCCCTGCGTAGAAGCCGTGCTGGAAAGGAATATTCCCTACATGTCAGGCCCGCAGTGGCTGCATGATTTTGTCCTGCGCGATCGCTGGGTTGTTGCTGTTGCGGGGACGCACGGTAAAACCACCACCGCCGGAATGGCGACCTGGATCCTCGAAGCCTGTGGCTACAAGCCGGGCTTTGTGATCGGCGGCGTACCGGGTAATTTCGACGTCTCTGCCCGCCTGGGCGAGAGCCCGTTCTTTGTCATTGAAGCAGACGAATACGACTGCGCGTTCTTTGATAAACGCTCCAAATTTGTCCACTACTGCCCGCGCACGCTGATCCTCAACAACCTTGAGTTCGATCACGCGGACATTTTCGACGACCTGAAAGCGATCCAGAAACAGTTCCACCACCTGGTGCGCATCGTGCCGGGACAGGGGCGGATCATCCTGCCGGAAAACGACATCAACCTGAAGCAGACCATGGCGATGGGTTGCTGGAGCGAGCAGGAACTGGTGGGCGAGCAGGGCCACTGGCAGGCGAAAAAGATGACCAACGATGCCTCTCAGTGGGAAGTGCTGCTGGAAGGCGAAAAGGTCGGGGAAGTGAACTGGGCGCTGGTGGGCGAACACAACATGCATAACGGCCTGATGGCGATTGCCGCTGCCCGTCATGTGGGCGTGCTGCCTGCCGATGCGGCCAATGCGCTGGGCTCCTTTATCAACGCCCGTCGCCGTCTTGAGCTGCGCGGCGAAGCTCATGGCGTCACGGTGTATGACGATTTTGCCCATCACCCGACCGCGATCCTGGCGACCCTGGCTGCCCTGCGCGGCAAAGTGGGCGGCACGGCACGCATCCTGGCCGTACTGGAACCGCGCTCAAACACCATGAAAATGGGCGTCTGCAAAGACGATCTGGCGCCTTCTCTGGGCCGTGCGGATGAGGTCTTCCTCCTGCAGCCGCAGCACATTCCGTGGCAGGTGGCGGAAGTGGCGGAAGCCTGCGTCCAGCCAGCGCACTGGAGCGCCGATGTGGATACCTTAGCGGAGATGGTGGTGAAGACCGCGCAGCCGGGCGATCACATTCTGGTGATGAGCAACGGCGGGTTTGGTGGGATCCATCAGAAGCTGCTGGACGGTCTGGCGAAGAAAGCACAGGCCGCAGAATAACCCTCACCCTAACCCTCTCCCTAAAAGGGAGAGGGAACAATTCCTCCCTCGCCCCTTTGGGGAGAGGGCCGGGGTGAGGGGAAACAAACGGCTCGGTTCTTAACCTTCCGCTTCCGCCAGTTCGCGCAGATACTGGAAAATCAGACGCGCAGATTTCGGCGGCTTGTTTCCCTCTTTCTCTTTCTTCGCGTTGCGGATAAGCGTTCGCAGCTGCTGGCGGTCGGCGTCCGGCCACAGGTTCAGCACTTCTGCCAGGGCATCATCACCATTATCAATAAGGCGATCGCGGATCTGCTCCAGCTTATGGAACAGCGCAACCTGCTGGTTGTGGCGGTTTTTCAGCTTATCCAGCGCCTGGCGGATCGGATCCACATCGCGCTGACGCAGCAATTTACCAATCAACTGAAGCTGGCGACGGCGGCCCTCTTTCTTGATGCGTTGTGCCAGTTCGATGGCGGCACGCAGATCGGGATCGAGCGGGATTTTGTCCAGCGCGTTTTTACCCAGCTCTACCATTTCCGCACCAAGCTGTTTTAACTCTTCGGCGTCGCGTTTAATTTCACTTTTACTGACCCAGATGATCTCATCATCTTCGTCTTCGATGTCATCACCGGGAACGTCGTCGAGCCAGTCTTCGGGCTGCTTAGTCATGTCAGGCTCCTTAAAAAAAGAGGCTAATGTTACCAGTTTAGACGCGTACTGAGAAACGGTTCTCTGTTAGACTTCAGCTAACTACACCTTACATTATGGCATTTACGATGAAAGTGATCTCACAAGTTGCAGCGCAGCGTAAAGCACTGGAAGAGGCCGTCTCCATGGCCCTGGAGCTGGCGTCAGCGAAATCCGACGGGGCAGAAGTCGCCGTCAGCAAGACCACCGGCCTGAGCGTCAGCACCCGCTATGGTGAAGTGGAAACCGTTGAATTTAATAGCGATGGCGCGTTAGGGATTACTGTTTATCACCAGAACCGTAAAGGCAGCGCCTCCTCGACCGACTTAAGCCCGGACGCTATTGCCCGCACCGTGCAGGCGGCGCTGGATATCGCCAGCTATACCTCCCCGGACCCTTACGCTGGCGTCGCAGATCGGGAATTGTTGGCTTTCGAGGCCCCGGATCTGGATCTGTTCCACCCGGCGGAAGTGACCCCGGACGAAGCCATTGAGTTTGCGGCCCGCGCGGAACAGGCCTCCCTTAACGCCGATAAGCGCATCACCAACACCGAAGGCGGCAGCTTTAACAGCCACTACGGCATCAAAGTCTTCGGCAACAGCCACGGCATGCTGCAGGGCTACAGCTCAACCCGTCACTCGCTCTCCAGCTGCGTGATTGCCGAAGAGAACGGCGACATGGAGCGCGACTACGCCTACACCATTGGCCGCGCGATGGGCGATTTGCAGTCGCCTGAGTGGGTTGGGATGGAGTGCGCAAAACGCACATTATCCCGCCTCGCTCCGCGAAAACTGTCTACCATGAAAGCACCGGTGATCTTCGCCAATGAAGTGGCGACCGGGCTGTTCGGACATCTGGTGGGCGCCATTGCGGGTGGAGCGGTGTACCGTAAATCTACCTTCCTCCTCGATGCGCTGGGCACGCAGATCCTGCCGGAGTGGCTGACCATTGAAGAGCACCCGCACCTGCTGAAAGGGCTGGCCTCCACGCCGTTCGACAGCGAAGGCGTGCGCACGGAGCGTCGCGATATCATCAAAGACGGCATCCTGACCCAGTGGCTGCTGACCAGCTATTCCGCGCGCAAACTGGGTCTTAAGAGCACCGGCCATGCGGGCGGGATCCACAACTGGCGCATTCCGGGCCGTGGCCTGAGCTTTGAGCAGATGCTCAAAGAGATGGGCACCGGGCTGGTGGTGACCGAGTTGATGGGCCAGGGCGTCAGCGGCGTGACCGGCGACTACTCGCGCGGGGCGTCTGGCTTCTGGGTGGAAAACGGTGAGATTCAGTATCCGGTGAGCGAAATTACCATCGCCGGTAACTTAAAGGATATGTGGCGCAATATCGTGACCGTGGGCAACGATATCGAGACGCGCAGTAATATTCAGTGCGGATCCGTACTGTTACCGGAGATGAAGATCGCCGGTCAGTAACATTCAAGCGCACTCCGGTGCGCTTTTTTTTGATAATAAAAAAGGAAGTGAGCAATGCGTAAAACCCTGTTAGCTATCCTCGCAGCGTCATCG
This DNA window, taken from Leclercia adecarboxylata, encodes the following:
- the mpl gene encoding UDP-N-acetylmuramate:L-alanyl-gamma-D-glutamyl-meso-diaminopimelate ligase, giving the protein MRIHILGICGTFMGGLAMLARALGHEVTGSDANVYPPMSTLLENQGIDLIQGYDASQLEPQPDLVIIGNAMTRGNPCVEAVLERNIPYMSGPQWLHDFVLRDRWVVAVAGTHGKTTTAGMATWILEACGYKPGFVIGGVPGNFDVSARLGESPFFVIEADEYDCAFFDKRSKFVHYCPRTLILNNLEFDHADIFDDLKAIQKQFHHLVRIVPGQGRIILPENDINLKQTMAMGCWSEQELVGEQGHWQAKKMTNDASQWEVLLEGEKVGEVNWALVGEHNMHNGLMAIAAARHVGVLPADAANALGSFINARRRLELRGEAHGVTVYDDFAHHPTAILATLAALRGKVGGTARILAVLEPRSNTMKMGVCKDDLAPSLGRADEVFLLQPQHIPWQVAEVAEACVQPAHWSADVDTLAEMVVKTAQPGDHILVMSNGGFGGIHQKLLDGLAKKAQAAE
- the yjgA gene encoding ribosome biogenesis factor YjgA, whose protein sequence is MTKQPEDWLDDVPGDDIEDEDDEIIWVSKSEIKRDAEELKQLGAEMVELGKNALDKIPLDPDLRAAIELAQRIKKEGRRRQLQLIGKLLRQRDVDPIRQALDKLKNRHNQQVALFHKLEQIRDRLIDNGDDALAEVLNLWPDADRQQLRTLIRNAKKEKEGNKPPKSARLIFQYLRELAEAEG
- the pmbA gene encoding metalloprotease PmbA translates to MAFTMKVISQVAAQRKALEEAVSMALELASAKSDGAEVAVSKTTGLSVSTRYGEVETVEFNSDGALGITVYHQNRKGSASSTDLSPDAIARTVQAALDIASYTSPDPYAGVADRELLAFEAPDLDLFHPAEVTPDEAIEFAARAEQASLNADKRITNTEGGSFNSHYGIKVFGNSHGMLQGYSSTRHSLSSCVIAEENGDMERDYAYTIGRAMGDLQSPEWVGMECAKRTLSRLAPRKLSTMKAPVIFANEVATGLFGHLVGAIAGGAVYRKSTFLLDALGTQILPEWLTIEEHPHLLKGLASTPFDSEGVRTERRDIIKDGILTQWLLTSYSARKLGLKSTGHAGGIHNWRIPGRGLSFEQMLKEMGTGLVVTELMGQGVSGVTGDYSRGASGFWVENGEIQYPVSEITIAGNLKDMWRNIVTVGNDIETRSNIQCGSVLLPEMKIAGQ